One genomic window of Quercus robur chromosome 6, dhQueRobu3.1, whole genome shotgun sequence includes the following:
- the LOC126688896 gene encoding probable enoyl-CoA hydratase 1, peroxisomal isoform X5: protein MKRSESEKLILVKREPNGIAYVTINRPKSLNSLTKSMMTDMAQAFKSLDRDDSVRVIILSGSGRAFCSGVDLTSAEDVFKGDVKDLESDPVAQMERARKPIIGAIGGFAITAGFEIALACDIVVAAKGTKFIDTHARFGIFPSWGLSQKLSRIIGPNKAREVSLTATPLTAEVAERLGFVNYVVEEGELLKKAREIGEGILKNNQDLVLRYKSVINDGLKLDLGHALALEKERAHDYYNGMTKEQFEKMQQFIAGRSSKKPSSKL, encoded by the exons atgaaacggTCCGAATCGGAAAAGCTTATACTGGTAAAACGCGAACCGAACGGGATCGCATACGTGACGATAAACCGTCCGAAGTCACTGAACTCGTTGACGAAGTCGATGATGACGGACATGGCCCAAGCGTTCAAGTCCCTGGACCGTGACGACTCGGTCCGGGTCATAATTCTATCCGGGTCGGGTCGAGCTTTCTGTTCTGGCGTGGACTTGACATCGGCTGAGGACGTTTTCAAGGGGGACGTGAAGGATTTAGAGTCCGACCCGGTGGCCCAGATGGAGCGGGCCCGTAAGCCCATCATCGGAGCCATTGGTGGGTTCGCGATCACTGCTGGGTTCGAAATCGCGCTCGCTTGTGATATTGTGGTCGCTGCTAAAGGTACCAAGTTCATTGACACGCATGCAAG GTTTGGAATATTTCCTTCATGGGGTCTCTCTCAGAAGCTTTCACGCATAATTGGTCCCAACAAAGCGCGTGAGGTTTCCCTAACAGCTACACCACTAACTGCAGAAGTAGCTGAGAGGTTGGGCTTTGTCAACTATGTTGTTGAAGAAGGTGAATTGTTGAAGAAAGCTAGAGAAATTGGTGAAggcattttgaaaaataatcaaGACTTGGTGTTGAGGTATAAATCAGTCATAAATGATGGCCTCAAGCTGGATTTGGGTCACGCTCTTGCATTGGAAAAG GAGAGGGCTCATGACTATTACAACGGAATGACCAAGGAGCAGTTTGAGAAGATGCAGCAATTCATAGCAGGTCGGAGCTCAAAGAAACCTTCTTCAAAGCTGTAG
- the LOC126690236 gene encoding uncharacterized protein LOC126690236 yields the protein MGETGDDSKTLRELFSPITTNPPSCIVLPATTAAHFELKPQIIHLLPTFHGLDREDPYMHVKDFLEICATCKFQNFTDDSVRLRLFPFSLKDKAKAWLNSLSPGSITSWELLVTKFLSKFFPMAKTNALRREIADFYQDEQEKFYESWERFKDLILKCPHHGFETWRLVQYFYNGLTQTNRNMIESMNGGGFLSLVDDEAYKFLENFSESSQQWDFSNRKERCAPAIKKGGLYEVSEDLDIKARLDNLTRKVEALALGRGMNSVNQVQSETCSICASPMHTTQMCPSAAGYPDFYVEQANALNNYGKPFVSPFSETYNPNWRNHPNFSWRQSQPPTNVGGQQVHQQSQFRPPTQAYPPIPQSTPQFVAPPRPQSSLEESLKTFMQSTSQAIQEIKSSTHLNTQAISKLENQVGQLATQVGEREKGKFPSQPIPNPKGQYAINGSSSFTHAHESVQSITTLRSGKQVDNQVKMPEVEDDENIVLKEKGIHSSQDDHREKKGNSTSIPIQDLSSPLDRRFVPKAPFPQSLISPQKSAQFGDILEVFKQVQINIPFLDAIQQVPAYAKFLKDLVTMKRKTNVPKKAFLTEQVSSIIQNKYPVKCKDPGSPTISCRIGDHLIERALLDLGASVNLMPYSVYLQLGLGELKPTTMTLQLADRSVKIPRGIVEDVLIKVDAFYFPVDFVVLDTEPALNASTQIHVILGRPFLATSNALINCRNGVMKISFGNMTVELNIFDISKQVPDNEDICEVNMIGSLVHDTFLQSSCEDPPNACLTRFDCNLDTEKSIEEVNALLDSIPLLSIDSWQSKVIPLPLSSSPFPSIVEPPKLGDFWEHQLISILQEHKEAIGWKIADIKGISASVVMQRIHLEDTAIASQHVFDPDIDMTEKKKVFDFAYITLLTYIVESVITYFRVISFVE from the exons ATGGGAGAAACTGGAGATGATTCAAAAACTCTTAGGGAGTTGTTCTCACCCATAACCACCAACCCTCCATCTTGCATAGTATTGCCTGCAACCACTGCTGCACATTTTGAGTTGAAGCCACAGATAATCCACCTTCTTCCTACTTTTCATGGATTGGATAGAGAAGATCCTTATATGCATGTGAAGGATTTTCTTGAGATTTGTGCTACttgtaagtttcaaaatttcactGATGACTCTGTTCGCTTGCGtttattccctttttctttGAAGGATAAGGCAAAAGCATGGCTTAATTCTTTGTCACCTGGATCTATCACTTCATGGGAACTGTTGGTCACAAAATTCCTCTCTAAATTTTTCCCAATGGCCAAGACCAATGCTTTGAGGAGAGAAATTGCAGATTTTTATCAGGATGAACAAGAGAAATTTTATGAGAGTTGGGAGAGATTTAAGGACTTGATCTTAAAGTGTCCCCATCATGGTTTTGAAACATGGAGACtagtacaatatttttataatggttTGACTCAGACAAATCGTAACATGATTGAGTCCATGAATGGTGGTGGATTTTTGAGTCTTGTAGATGATGAGGCATACaaatttcttgagaattttTCTGAAAGTTCACAACAATGGGATTTTTCCAATCGTAAAGAGAGATGTGCCCCTGCAATTAAGAAAGGAGGATTGTATGAAGTCAGTGAAGATTTAGACATAAAAGCTAGGTTGGACAATCTCACTCGTAAGGTTGAAGCTTTAGCTTTAGGTAGAGGGATGAATTCTGTCAATCAAGTTCAAAGTGAAACATGCTCTATTTGTGCTAGTCCTATGCATACAACACAAATGTGTCCTTCTGCAGCTGGGTACCCTGATTTTTATGTTGAGCAAGCAAATGCACTGAATAATTATGGAAAACCATTTGTTAGTCCATTTTCAGAGACATACAATCCAAATTGGAGGAACCATCCTAATTTCTCATGGAGGCAAAGTCAGCCTCCCACAAATGTAGGTGGACAACAAGTGCATCAACAAAGTCAATTTCGTCCACCTACTCAAGCATATCCTCCCATTCCTCAATCAACGCCTCAGTTTGTAGCACCACCAAGACCACAATCATCTTTGGAGGAGTCTCTCAAAACTTTCATGCAATCAACTAGCCAAGCCATTCAAGAGATAAAAAGTTCCACCCATTTGAATACTCAAGCTATTTCGAAGTTGGAAAATCAAGTTGGCCAGTTAGCAACCCAAGTTGGAGAGAGGGAAAAAGGAAAGTTTCCTAGTCAACCTATACCTAACCCAAAAGGGCAGTATGCAATTAATGGTTCTTCTAGTTTTACTCATGCACATGAATCTGTTCAGTCTATTACTACCCTTAGATCTGGTAAGCAAGTTGATAATCAAGTGAAAATGCCAGAAGTGGAGgatgatgaaaatattgtgttaaAGGAGAAGGGAATTCATAGTTCACAAGATGAtcatagagaaaagaaaggcaACTCAACCTCAATTCCAATTCAGGATCTTAGTTCTCCCCTTGATAGGAGGTTTGTTCCTAAAGCTCCATTCCCTCAAAGTTTAATCAGTCCTCAGAAAAGTGCACAATTTGGAgatattttagaggtttttaaGCAAGTGCAAATTAATATTCCATTTCTTGATGCAATTCAGCAAGTTCCTGCTTATGCTAAGTTTCTAAAAGATCTTGTGACAATGAAGAGAAAGACAAATGTCCCTAAAAAGGCATTTTTGACAGAGCAAGTTAGTTCAatcattcaaaataaatatcCAGTGAAATGTAAAGACCCTGGATCTCCTACAATTTCATGCAGGATTGGGGATCATCTCATTGAGCGAGCTTTGCTAGATTTGGGGGCAAGTGTGAACCTAATGCCATATTCAGTATACTTACAGCTAGGTTTGGGGGAGTTGAAACCCACAACCATGACACTTCAATTAGCTGATAGGTCTGTGAAAATCCCTAGAGGTATTGTTGAGGATGTGCTGATTAAGGTGGATGCGTTCTATTTTCCTGTTGATTTTGTTGTGTTAGACACTGAGCCTGCTCTAAATGCCAGTACACAAATCCATGTCATTTTGGGTCGCCCTTTCTTAGCCACATCCAATGCTTTGATCAATTGTCGGAATGGTGTGATGAAGATTTCTTTTGGGAATATGACTGTTGAGCTTAATATTTTTGACATAAGTAAGCAAGTACCAGACAATGAGGATATATGTGAGGTTAACATGATTGGGAGCCTAGTCCATGATACTTTCCTACAATCAAGTTGTGAGGATCCCCCAAACGCTTGCTTAACCCGTTTTGATTGCAATTTGGATACTGAAAAATCAATTGAGGAAGTCAATGCATTGTTGGATTCTATTCCTCTCTTAAGTATTGATAGCTGGCAGTCAAAAGTGATCCCTCTTCCACTTTCTTCATCCCCATTCCCATCTATTGTAGAACCACCAAAGTTGGGTGACTTTTGGGAACACCAATTGATAAGTATACTTCAAGAGCATAAGGAAGCTATAGGTTGGAAAATTGCTGATATTAAGGGTATTAGTGCTTCTGTGGTTATGCAAAGAATTCACTTGGAAGACACTGCAATAGCTTCTCAACATGTTTTTGACCCAG ATATTGATATGACTGAGAAGAAAAAG GTGTTTGATTTTGCTTACATTACTCTGCTCACATATATTGTTGAGAGTGTAATAACCTATTTCAGAGTGATTTCATTTGTTGAGTGA